A genomic window from Triticum urartu cultivar G1812 chromosome 7, Tu2.1, whole genome shotgun sequence includes:
- the LOC125522880 gene encoding probable L-type lectin-domain containing receptor kinase S.5 isoform X2, whose translation MTMPNTNSMLNFSCIAYAAIVVLALGSRTCSCLQFTYPNFNAINMDDFTFSPGSTIADGALQITPSTGNMRHRSGRVVYARETLNLWNNKRMAPTSFRTDFLLNILPGQNGAGEGMAFVLTNNPSLPSNSSGQWLGICNDTTDGTNTDPVVAVEFDTRKSYEDDLDGNHVGIDINSIKSIRQYPLSNVSIILSSGSDVWVSIRTRYIWYLQVPLATSPN comes from the exons ATGACAATGCCCAATACCAATAGCATGTTGAACTTTTCCTGTATAGCTTATGCAGCTATTGTCGTCCTAGCCCTAGGCAGTAGAACCTGTAGTTGCTTGCAGTTTACTTATCCCAACTTCAACGCAATCAATATGGATGATTTCACCTTCAGCCCAGGCTCAACAATTGCAGATGGTGCCTTGCAGATCACCCCAAGTACCGGAAACATGCGCCACCGGTCAGGGAGAGTGGTTTATGCAAGGGAAACCCTCAACCTGTGGAACAACAAGCGCATGGCACCCACCTCGTTCAGGACAGATTTCCTGCTCAACATCCTCCCCGGTCAGAATGGGGCTGGAGAAGGTATGGCATTTGTGCTCACAAACAATCCATCGTTGCCCAGCAACAGCAGTGGCCAGTGGCTTGGCATATGCAATGACACGACAGACGGCACAAATACGGACCCAGTTGTAGCCGTCGAGTTTGACACAAGGAAGAGCTACGAGGATGACCTTGATGGCAACCATGTCGGCATCGACATCAACAGCATCAAATCTATTCGGCaatacccacttagtaatgtttCCATCATCCTCTCAAGTGGCTCTGATGTATGGGTCAGTATCAG GACAAGATATATCTGGTATTTGCAGGTTCCACTGGCAACTTCACCCAACTGA
- the LOC125522880 gene encoding probable L-type lectin-domain containing receptor kinase S.5 isoform X1, translating into MTMPNTNSMLNFSCIAYAAIVVLALGSRTCSCLQFTYPNFNAINMDDFTFSPGSTIADGALQITPSTGNMRHRSGRVVYARETLNLWNNKRMAPTSFRTDFLLNILPGQNGAGEGMAFVLTNNPSLPSNSSGQWLGICNDTTDGTNTDPVVAVEFDTRKSYEDDLDGNHVGIDINSIKSIRQYPLSNVSIILSSGSDVWVSIRYHGTSKLFQVFLVQHSIRGRYVYQGDIYIDLSKLLQDKIYLVFAGSTGNFTQLNQIKSWNFTMIDE; encoded by the coding sequence ATGACAATGCCCAATACCAATAGCATGTTGAACTTTTCCTGTATAGCTTATGCAGCTATTGTCGTCCTAGCCCTAGGCAGTAGAACCTGTAGTTGCTTGCAGTTTACTTATCCCAACTTCAACGCAATCAATATGGATGATTTCACCTTCAGCCCAGGCTCAACAATTGCAGATGGTGCCTTGCAGATCACCCCAAGTACCGGAAACATGCGCCACCGGTCAGGGAGAGTGGTTTATGCAAGGGAAACCCTCAACCTGTGGAACAACAAGCGCATGGCACCCACCTCGTTCAGGACAGATTTCCTGCTCAACATCCTCCCCGGTCAGAATGGGGCTGGAGAAGGTATGGCATTTGTGCTCACAAACAATCCATCGTTGCCCAGCAACAGCAGTGGCCAGTGGCTTGGCATATGCAATGACACGACAGACGGCACAAATACGGACCCAGTTGTAGCCGTCGAGTTTGACACAAGGAAGAGCTACGAGGATGACCTTGATGGCAACCATGTCGGCATCGACATCAACAGCATCAAATCTATTCGGCaatacccacttagtaatgtttCCATCATCCTCTCAAGTGGCTCTGATGTATGGGTCAGTATCAGGTACCACGGCACATCAAAATTGTTTCAAGTATTTCTAGTCCAACACAGCATCCGTGGGCGGTATGTCTACCAAGGAGATATCTATATTGATCTATCAAAGCTTCTGCAGGACAAGATATATCTGGTATTTGCAGGTTCCACTGGCAACTTCACCCAACTGAACCAGATAAAGTCATGGAACTTCACCATGATAGATGAATAA